One stretch of Patescibacteria group bacterium DNA includes these proteins:
- a CDS encoding response regulator, with the protein MGKSNKRTVLIVEDQFSMAEALSLKLKKDYNVLVANDGEEGLNIALKKNPDLIMLDIMMPKMDGLTVMNKIREDDKWGADVPIIMLTNISDPVHVAEASKVGVFDFLVKTDWKLDDVARIVKEKIDNLPSEEDEE; encoded by the coding sequence ATGGGAAAATCAAATAAAAGAACAGTATTAATAGTTGAAGATCAATTTTCAATGGCTGAAGCTTTATCTTTAAAACTAAAAAAAGATTATAATGTTTTGGTTGCAAACGATGGAGAAGAGGGTCTTAACATTGCCCTAAAAAAAAATCCAGACCTTATAATGCTTGATATTATGATGCCAAAGATGGACGGCCTAACTGTTATGAATAAAATTAGGGAAGATGATAAGTGGGGAGCAGATGTGCCTATTATTATGTTGACTAATATTTCTGATCCAGTTCATGTGGCCGAAGCTTCCAAGGTTGGCGTATTCGATTTTTTAGTAAAGACTGACTGGAAATTAGATGATGTAGCAAGAATAGTTAAAGAGAAGATTGATAATTTGCCGAGTGAAGAGGATGAAGAATAG
- a CDS encoding acylphosphatase → MKIQYAIKIKGDVKGIGFRFWLKQRARDLDLVGFVRNQDNGNVYTLVQGTKENLDDYLDSCSEGPELAKVKKVEHEESEIDEGLENFEIMQH, encoded by the coding sequence ATGAAGATTCAATATGCAATAAAAATAAAGGGGGATGTAAAAGGAATAGGTTTTAGATTTTGGTTGAAACAAAGAGCAAGAGACTTGGATTTGGTTGGTTTTGTTAGGAATCAAGACAATGGGAATGTTTACACGCTTGTTCAAGGAACAAAAGAGAATTTAGATGATTATCTTGATTCGTGCAGTGAAGGACCGGAATTGGCTAAAGTGAAAAAAGTTGAACATGAAGAGAGTGAAATTGATGAGGGTCTAGAGAATTTTGAAATAATGCAACATTAA
- a CDS encoding HAMP domain-containing sensor histidine kinase, which translates to MKLSNKITAIIYSSFVFFLVTIFWVDDVVVILISNLIFFYFVLLLIFFVFRKQDEKLKILKRRIEELGAGGYEEKLEVHGCDEISKLAESINKLMVDIKSKATSKASKNKEIEAAKVDFVSLASHQLRTPLSIIKWYIDYIVSGDAGEVKGDQLKYLRETYKANERMIELVNSLLIVSRIDLGTFSINPEMSDIIPVSDEIIKKFKKEIDSKGINIIKEYDEIPELNVDPSLMRLVFENLISNSVKYTPDNESIKISIKKEDKDILIKVSDKGCGIPEEQQSKIFTKLFRADNVKKIESVGTGLGLYIIKAIIEKSGGSVWFESPSREPFGKNNGDIKNAGTTIFIKIPLGGMKKKGGTKSLSV; encoded by the coding sequence ATGAAACTATCAAATAAAATTACTGCAATAATATACTCATCATTTGTATTTTTTCTTGTGACAATTTTTTGGGTTGATGATGTCGTTGTTATTTTAATAAGCAACTTGATATTTTTTTATTTTGTTCTTCTTTTAATCTTCTTTGTTTTTAGAAAACAAGACGAGAAATTAAAGATATTAAAAAGAAGAATAGAGGAGCTTGGAGCAGGGGGGTATGAAGAGAAATTAGAAGTTCATGGTTGTGACGAGATATCCAAACTGGCAGAGTCAATAAATAAATTAATGGTTGATATCAAATCAAAGGCGACAAGCAAGGCTTCGAAAAACAAAGAAATTGAGGCAGCTAAGGTCGATTTTGTTTCCTTGGCCTCACATCAATTAAGAACCCCTCTTTCTATTATAAAGTGGTATATAGATTATATCGTTTCGGGTGATGCCGGCGAAGTAAAAGGAGATCAGTTGAAGTATCTAAGAGAAACATACAAAGCCAACGAAAGAATGATAGAACTCGTGAATAGTCTTCTAATTGTATCTAGAATTGACTTAGGGACATTTTCAATCAATCCAGAGATGTCTGATATAATACCTGTTTCAGATGAAATTATAAAGAAGTTTAAAAAAGAAATAGATAGCAAGGGGATAAATATCATAAAAGAGTACGATGAAATTCCAGAATTAAATGTTGATCCTTCTTTAATGAGACTTGTTTTTGAAAATTTAATTTCTAATTCTGTTAAATATACTCCAGACAATGAGTCCATAAAAATATCAATTAAAAAAGAGGATAAGGATATTTTAATAAAAGTATCAGACAAGGGGTGCGGTATTCCAGAAGAGCAACAATCCAAAATATTTACTAAATTATTTAGAGCTGATAATGTTAAAAAAATTGAATCAGTTGGGACGGGCTTGGGGCTTTATATAATTAAGGCTATTATTGAAAAATCAGGAGGTAGTGTTTGGTTTGAGTCTCCGAGCAGGGAGCCTTTCGGCAAAAATAATGGAGATATAAAAAATGCAGGCACAACAATATTTATTAAGATTCCTCTAGGGGGAATGAAAAAAAAAGGAGGAACAAAATCTTTGTCTGTTTAA
- a CDS encoding efflux RND transporter periplasmic adaptor subunit, with the protein MNINFKNKYIIISLIVLLIFLLAFFVLKDNEEEESVPEKIAIPVSVISVGNESVDQDKIEAVGSVKADSQIKLVAMESATVRGVFFDIGDNIVLGQRLVSLGDNTISSNLLIAQNDYLSRKNSLEIVKTSTEQDIQSSEINVANARESLELSKIQLKTAQDNYDNGIIQIDKNKIDLKNNAVITHNNNLSILFDTLDQINFIIKAEGDKQISGIKNVIAAKDKQSLSKSTLSYFNAKNSYTSLLSEPANPEKALDLINKSVNCLQLTKVALDDLILVLDSTVSSVDFSETTLSTQISKFNQLRISILGIEAKTKSLEQSIENIEINSKADIDRLDNSLAAAKNQIKLSEIALQNTELGLEKTKNAKDQQIISAEIAQNNTLGQLNLARQRAGDLSINSPISGIVTKKMIEVGQEVSPGTQIGEISKLDLIKIIIMLPYDEAYRIKTGDGVLIENKFKGFISQINPSADSLSKKVEVEIAYDNENKDLIAETFVNIDIPTNKNIKSKNNFFLLPLKAVSISQNENFVFLNENGIAVKRKVEIGEVQNNLVEIITGLSEEDSLIIEGNKNLNDGDKIEINL; encoded by the coding sequence ATGAACATAAATTTTAAGAATAAATACATAATTATTAGTTTGATTGTCTTATTGATATTCTTGCTTGCATTCTTTGTATTAAAAGATAATGAAGAAGAAGAAAGTGTTCCTGAAAAAATAGCGATACCTGTTTCTGTCATAAGTGTGGGGAATGAAAGTGTTGACCAAGATAAAATAGAAGCTGTTGGCTCCGTAAAAGCTGATTCGCAAATTAAATTAGTTGCCATGGAATCTGCCACTGTCAGAGGAGTCTTTTTTGACATTGGAGATAATATAGTTTTGGGTCAAAGATTGGTATCTCTCGGGGACAATACAATCTCTTCCAATCTACTCATCGCTCAGAACGATTACCTAAGCAGAAAAAATAGTCTTGAAATTGTCAAAACATCGACTGAACAAGACATCCAATCATCAGAAATTAATGTAGCGAACGCAAGGGAAAGCCTTGAATTATCCAAAATTCAACTCAAAACAGCTCAGGATAATTATGATAATGGAATTATTCAAATTGATAAAAACAAAATTGATCTAAAAAATAATGCTGTTATTACACACAATAATAATTTAAGTATTTTATTTGATACTCTCGATCAAATTAACTTCATTATAAAAGCCGAGGGAGATAAACAGATTTCTGGAATTAAAAATGTTATTGCCGCCAAAGATAAACAGAGCCTAAGCAAATCAACTCTGTCATATTTCAATGCTAAAAACTCCTATACATCCCTTCTCTCCGAACCAGCCAATCCAGAAAAAGCTCTAGACTTAATAAATAAATCTGTTAATTGTCTGCAACTAACCAAGGTCGCCCTAGATGATTTAATCCTAGTCCTAGATAGTACGGTTAGCTCTGTTGATTTTAGCGAAACAACCTTAAGCACGCAAATTTCAAAATTTAATCAACTAAGAATATCTATATTAGGAATTGAAGCAAAAACGAAAAGCTTAGAGCAGTCAATTGAGAATATTGAAATAAATTCCAAGGCTGATATCGATAGGCTAGATAATTCTTTAGCTGCGGCCAAAAACCAAATTAAACTTTCAGAAATTGCTCTCCAAAATACAGAACTTGGCCTAGAAAAAACAAAAAATGCAAAAGACCAACAAATTATTTCAGCTGAAATAGCTCAAAATAATACTCTCGGTCAACTCAACCTAGCAAGACAGAGAGCTGGAGATCTTAGTATTAATAGTCCTATCAGTGGAATCGTCACAAAAAAAATGATTGAAGTTGGTCAAGAAGTGAGCCCTGGAACGCAAATTGGTGAGATCTCAAAACTAGACTTAATAAAAATAATTATAATGCTCCCATATGACGAAGCATATAGAATAAAAACTGGAGACGGGGTTCTTATTGAGAATAAGTTCAAAGGCTTTATATCACAAATAAATCCATCTGCTGATTCATTGAGCAAAAAGGTAGAAGTCGAAATAGCCTACGATAATGAAAACAAAGATTTAATTGCTGAAACTTTTGTAAATATTGATATTCCTACCAATAAAAATATTAAATCAAAAAACAACTTTTTTCTCTTACCTCTAAAGGCTGTTTCTATTTCGCAAAACGAAAATTTTGTTTTTCTGAATGAAAATGGAATTGCAGTTAAAAGAAAAGTTGAAATTGGAGAAGTTCAAAACAATTTGGTTGAGATAATAACTGGACTATCCGAAGAAGATAGTCTA